The sequence TCCTAAGTAACGGAAATGTACTTGTTGGAGAGATTAAAGGTATGGACCGTGGTATTTTAAAAATGGAAACACCTTATAGCGATAGTGATTTTTCAATCGAATGGGGTAAAGTAGTTAAAATAAATACTGAATCTCATTTCGTTGTGTCTATTGAGAAAGGCCGGATTTATGGTTCGAAAAAAAAAGACTCTGCCGCTAAAAGGGAAAAAGGAGGAAGATATAGTTCGAGCCTTATTCCTGATGAAAATGATCCGGCGAAAGTAAAAATAAAAACAGACGAAGGTTATATATCTGTAGATATTAAGGATATAGTTTTCCTCAGATCGTTTGAGGATAGTTTTTTTAGCAGGCTTAGCGCCAAGGTTGATTTTGGATATACTATTACTAAGGCAAAAAACCTCAGACAGTTTTCTGCCCAAAGTTTGTTGAGTTATGTTACAGACGACTGGAGCTCGGAATTCTCAATGAATCTTGTAAATAATACTCAGGATAGTGTTTCAGATGTAAGAAGAAATGAGTATAATATAACTTTCAATTATTTCCTTCCTCATGATTTCTTCCTGACAACGGAAGGTAATTTCCTGCAAAATGACGAGCAAAAA comes from Bacteroidota bacterium and encodes:
- a CDS encoding DUF481 domain-containing protein; the protein is MKTNILLINVFVLVSFSLFGQNDTIVLSNGNVLVGEIKGMDRGILKMETPYSDSDFSIEWGKVVKINTESHFVVSIEKGRIYGSKKKDSAAKREKGGRYSSSLIPDENDPAKVKIKTDEGYISVDIKDIVFLRSFEDSFFSRLSAKVDFGYTITKAKNLRQFSAQSLLSYVTDDWSSEFSMNLVNNTQDSVSDVRRNEYNITFNYFLPHDFFLTTEGNFLQNDEQKLQLRSTIKGGLGYFFVKSNDTYFNTKIGLAFNNEEFTDPEIGVRQSAEAYLSLEWSLFDLDNLDLLTNIAVYPSLSEKGRVRTDFKIDIKYDLPKDFYIRAGTSVNYDNQPIEGASDYDYVVQTGFGWEWN